The window GGTGGAGAAGAATGCCGACGTTTTGAAAAAGGGCCAGATCAAGGAGGTCTTTGACAAGGTGCGCGATGCGGTCAAGTCGGGAGACTTGGGCGATTTGGAAAAGTACGTCAAgcaggccaaggagaagattggCGACAAGGCCGACGAGGCCGGATGGGGATCTTTGAACCAGTATTTGGACAAGGTGCCCCAGGGTAGTGAGATCTTGAGCAAGTTGGAGGAGATGGGACGGATTGCGCAGGAGCATAAGGAGGATGGGGAGAAGTTGCTGAAGGAGACAATGGGCGATATTCAAAAAgtgttggaggagaagagcaagaaggcaaaggagatTGTTGAttctgagaagaagaagaaggattgaTTCATGGTCGCCTCTTTTGCTCAAGTCCTATATCATGATGGGATTTGACGAGTGTCGCTATGAAGAATCGACGCTTTATACTCTTGGGGTTGATGGATTGTCTCGCAGATGGTGAACAGAACCTGCGATATATCTTGAGATGATAAACATGAAGCTGTATTCTACTATCCAATCCGAGTGGCTGTAATCAGGATGGAGTGCTTCACAATGCATAGGTTACATGGTCATtgtaatattactttttcaCGAGCAAGGGGACTGACTCATCTATTAACTCGGGCCAAGCATATCGCACGATACTTGAATTTCATGGCATTGCAACTACTATTACTAATGCTAAAATTCCTTGCAAGTTGATTCTATAAAGATCTTTCCTGATAAGTAATTTCCATATAGTTGAGCAAAGCAGTAGCGGTGAGATTGTTTCCAGAGAATAGTTCATTTAACTTGTATAGCAAAGGAAGTGTCAACGATATATAGAGCTAGTACATGCTTAGCCTGCTGCGACCCTACTAACCCACAGCGAGCGAAACGCTGCGTTTAGCCTGCTGATCCCTGGTCAAGACGAGACAAAGACGCACGTTGCGCATTCCCGGGATAAGAGTGGATGACCTCTTGTGAAATGTAACCACAAGCTTCGTCTCTTCACATGGAAATAGCAATGGCTCTCGGCCGATCATTTTACGGCTACGACTCCGGTTGGTCTGATGATCAACTTCGGTGGATGGCAGTTGCGAGCTGCATCCTCCCCTTATCGCTTGTTGATACGACCCAACTCAACGCTCTGAGTAGCTCCTTTAGGAAACTCTTATTCCATGAATATGGCCCGGTGATAAGGAGGCGGCTCCCAACAGGCCGAAGCTTCTTTTCGAGGGATCGTAAACCTGGAAGGCCCGATCTCGTGGGATTCGGTTCTTAAAGGAGCGAGGGTCGGAAGTTTAaacactttttttcctttgtttttttcttttgtgctAAGCGAATAGGTATCATCGACCAGCATAGAAGGGAAACAAGAATGATATTATCGACTTTGgtattgctgttgttggcggAGCCGTCTTGGCAGAGCCCCTTGAAGACGCAGAATAAAGAAAAGCGTGCGTTGAGACCGCTTAGTTTTACCAGGAATGGGACTTTTCAGATATCCATCTTTGAGGATCTTCACTTTGGAGAGAGTGAGTTTACTGCCATGTTGTGCGATACTCGAGTGATGTAGCTAATCACTGCTCAAAGATGCGTGGGATACGTGGGGACCTCAGCAGGATATCAACTCGGTTGTGGTTATCAACAAGATCCTCGATCGCAAGTCTCCCGATCTTGTCGTCTTGAATGGCGATCTCATCACTGGAGAAAACACCTTTCTTGAGAATAGCACGGTGTATGTCGACCAGATTGTCCAGCCTCTTGTTCAACGGGGCCTGACTTGGGCGTCGACATATGGCAACCATGATCACAACTTCAACATATCCGGCGAGGGCATCTTGGCGCGAGAGCATCTCTGGCCGAATGCCCGCACCACCAGCATGGTCCCTGGCCCAAATGCTGGCGTTACCAACTACTACTTGCCGGTATATGCGGCGGGGTGCAATGAGATAAATTGCGCCCCTGAACTCTTGCTCTGGTTCTTTGATAGTCGCGGTGGCGTCTACTTTCGAGAGCTCAACTCTGACGGAAACCAGGTTGGCCAGCCAGACTGGGTTGATACCAGTGTTGTGGATTGGTTTCAGCAGACTAATCAACGATTCATGTCAAAGTATAGACGGGTCATTCCATCGCTGGCCTTTGTGCACATTCCCACATACGCTTCACAAGCTCTGCAGGTAGAGAATGGACAAACTAGTGTTAACCCACATTACCAGCCGGGTGTCAATGACGATTATCCAGTTGCTACTCAAGCACAGGGATGGTGCCCTGATGGGAGTGACGATGGGACGTGCGTATATGGCGGACAAGACGTCCCTTTTATGCAAGCCATTACTTCCACGCCCGGCTTGATGGCAGTGTTCTCAGGCCATGATCACGGCGCTACTTGGTGTTATAAATGGGACAGTCTGGTCCCAGGAATGACGGTTGAGGGTACAGGAGTCAACCTCTGCTTCGGACAGCATTCCGGATACGGAGGTTATGGCAACTGGATCCGCGGGTCACGACAGGTCCAAGTTGACCTGAGGGCTCTTCGCAGCGCCTCGTGGGAGGCAGAGACGTGGATCAGGCTGGAGAGCGGCGATGTTGTGGGCTCTGTGTCACTGAATGCGACTTATGGGAGTGACTGGTATCCTGCCACTCCAGACAATATGACTTATTGTCCGACTTGCAACTACTCCATCATTACTCCGGGGCCGGGATCAGGGGCCCTCCAGAAGAAGGtcgttgagaagaagaagctccacATACGCCACCAGCTTTGAGCTATGGAGTCAGGTGCCGAATGTTGAGAGTTGGAACAGTATTTGATTCAAGGCGATTTTTGTTTAGAATGTATCGTGTAAACGGGGTCTTTTAACTATATTCGTAACAGCTCGAGTGAATATATATTCTTTGAACGCGGCTGACTTGTGCTTTGTTCCGCGGGGCTAGTAAatggaaaggagaagagTCCTTGCTTGAAGTGGGATCAGAGATGTTCTTTGTTATGTGATGTGGTCCTATTGAACACGAATATAGATGTTGCTCTGTGTAAATATTGCTTTTAGTGTACTTTTCTCTCCTGGAAATGCAAGTCAGTTGATACTCTACGTTGTATGACAGGACATCCGTGTTGGTTAAAATCCAAGATGAGTCTAAACATCTTGAAGCCTACGATAGGAGTGTGTTGAGTGACTTGTAGTGATTTCTCATCATCGCTAGATGACTGCATTTCGAATAAAAGTGGACAGCTCAAGGGGACCACACAGATCCTAGTATCAGCATGAAAGAAAGTGAGAAGAGGTCGCAATATCTACACAGAGGGATATCTTGATTACTTTTTTGGAGACCTGCATACTAGTCCCTCTATCATAGTTCAAAATCAATGAAACCGTTTTGTTGTGTACCTCTGGTGTCGCTTTGTTCCTGATGCCTTGACGAGACTGCGCTATCGCGTGGGGATGCATCTCAAAGAAGAGATGCTCCTGCATACCATAGgttgaagagaagatgaacgCTCCGACAACAAAGTTTGGAGGCTCTAGCTCCTCTTGGTTTTGTAATGAATACCCTTCTTTGTCCAAAAGTGGGTGGCTGGGTTCCTAGGGTGGATGTTTTGAAAGCCTTTCTTTGTTACAGAGTGATATGCTAGTCTAtgctcttgctctctctcaaCTGTATAAAACAGACCTCTCTCGCTCCGAAACTAATCAATTTCTCTCAAACCAACACACTATTCACACCAGCCATTCTTGTCCCCTTCGAGGAAGACACCGCGGCAAGCTGGCTGGGCAAATCGGGAAACTATCTCAATTTGCTTGgccggctgctgctccctcAGATTGTGGCATCGACTTGGAGCCTTTGGATAGCAATACAGACATACAGGGCTATCTCAAAGACCTCCCCAAATTGCTCGGCTGGGAGTCTCGTTTCGGAAAGGTCTTCAAtgatgtcttttttttctttatcaaTTTACCGCTGACATCATTGCCACCACCGCTTTTCGAGGCACAGCCATCTCGCATGCTTTACGGTTGAGGACGAGACGATTGATATTGATGCCTTGTTACGACTAAAAACGCTTCTATTACGAGTATCCCTTGCTGTTtcgcaaagaagaaagaaaaaagtttcGCGTCGTCGTTGTCAATCGTTTTCTCAAGCGTTTGATCACTGCTAGATCCTGTCGAGCGTCAATTCTAAAGAGTGAAAGTTCTTTCATGTTGTTTTACTTATATGATAAGAATACTATTTTAGGTATAAATATAGCTAATCGTAGACCTTTTTGTTCTAATTCCAAGAAAACCCTCGCCGCCTCTAGTGTAAATACATGCTCCTCGGTCCTTTTCCTCGAACTCGCGTGGCCCGACATAGACATGGCCATCGCAGCATCGCAGTCCACAGGATAGCAAGCGGGTTTTCGATTATTTGTAAAGCTGGATTTCATAGAATGGTCTGTGACCAATGATTTAGAGATGTTGAGTTGTGTTG is drawn from Trichoderma atroviride chromosome 7, complete sequence and contains these coding sequences:
- a CDS encoding uncharacterized protein (EggNog:ENOG41~SECRETED:SignalP(1-17)) is translated as MILSTLVLLLLAEPSWQSPLKTQNKEKRALRPLSFTRNGTFQISIFEDLHFGENAWDTWGPQQDINSVVVINKILDRKSPDLVVLNGDLITGENTFLENSTVYVDQIVQPLVQRGLTWASTYGNHDHNFNISGEGILAREHLWPNARTTSMVPGPNAGVTNYYLPVYAAGCNEINCAPELLLWFFDSRGGVYFRELNSDGNQVGQPDWVDTSVVDWFQQTNQRFMSKYRRVIPSLAFVHIPTYASQALQVENGQTSVNPHYQPGVNDDYPVATQAQGWCPDGSDDGTCVYGGQDVPFMQAITSTPGLMAVFSGHDHGATWCYKWDSLVPGMTVEGTGVNLCFGQHSGYGGYGNWIRGSRQVQVDLRALRSASWEAETWIRLESGDVVGSVSLNATYGSDWYPATPDNMTYCPTCNYSIITPGPGSGALQKKVVEKKKLHIRHQL